The following proteins come from a genomic window of Triticum aestivum cultivar Chinese Spring chromosome 6A, IWGSC CS RefSeq v2.1, whole genome shotgun sequence:
- the LOC123131662 gene encoding sucrose:sucrose 1-fructosyltransferase, with protein MSMETRDRGSMPALVPCFYVQLPLDDDEAQAGRARPGRTGPVCAAMLLTLAAVLLAVAALAGVKLASELPASGIVMSGHPTEVDAAPMSTSSRGPESGVSEKTSGAGAHGGMLGADAGGNAFPWSNAMLQWQRTGFHFQPEKNWMNDPNGPVYYKGWYHLFYQYNPDGAIWGNKIAWGHAASRDLLHWRHLPVAMSPDQWYDMSGVWSGSATVLPDGRIVMLYTGSTNASVQVQCLAFPTDPSDPLLINWTKYENNPVMYPPPGIGEKDFRDPTTAWFDGSDDTWRLVIGSKDDRHAGMVMTYKTKDFIDYELVPGLLHRVPGTGMWECIDLYPVGGARGIDMTDAVEAGSTNGGDDVLHVMKESSDDDRHDYYALGRYDAAKNIWTPLDSDADVGVGLRYDWGKFYASKTFYDPAKKRRVLWGWVGETDSERADVAKGWASLQSIPRTVVLDTKTGSNLLQWPVQEVETLRTNSTDLGRVTIDHGSVFPLSLHRATQLDIEASFRIDPLDIAATKEADIGYNCSTSGGAAGRGALGPFGLLVLADARHHGGDAERTAVYFYVARGLDGGLRTHFCHDETRSSRANDIVKRVVGNTVPVLNGEDLSVRVLVDHSIVESFAMEGRSTVTSRVYPTEAIYANAGVYLFNNATGAQVTATSLVVHEMDSSYNQAYMASM; from the exons ATGTCAATGGAGACCAGAGACCGCGGCTCGATGCCGGCGCTGGTGCCATGCTTCTACGTGCAGCTGCCGCTGGACGATGACGAGGCCCAGGCCGGGCGGGCGCGCCCAGGCCGGACCGGGCCAGTGTGCGCCGCAATGCTCCTGACTTTGGCCGCGGTGCTCCTTGCTGTCGCCGCGCTCGCCGGTGTCAAGCTCGCCAGCGAGCTGCCCGCCTCGGGCATCGTCATGTCCGGCCACCCGACAGAGGTCGACGCGGCACCGATGAGCACCAGCAGCCGGGGCCCTGAGTCCGGCGTCTCGGAGAAGACGTCCGGCGCCGGCGCCCACGGCGGCATGCTTGGGGCGGACGCCGGCGGCAACGCGTTCCCGTGGAGCAATGCCATGCTGCAGTGGCAGCGCACCGGCTTCCACTTCCAGCCCGAGAAGAACTGGATGAACGACCCCAACG GTCCAGTGTACTACAAGGGGTGGTACCACCTCTTCTACCAGTACAACCCAGATGGCGCCATTTGGGGCAACAAGATTGCGTGGGGTCATGCCGCCTCTCGCGACCTTCTCCATTGGCGCCACCTACCCGTCGCAATGTCCCCCGATCAGTGGTATGACATGAGCGGCGTTTGGTCGGGTTCCGCCACCGTCCTCCCGGACGGCCGCATCGTCATGCTCTACACCGGCTCCACCAACGCCTCCGTCCAGGTCCAATGCCTTGCCTTCCCTACCGACCCCTCTGATCCCTTACTAATCAACTGGACCAAGTATGAGAACAATCCGGTGATGTACCCGCCACCGGGCATCGGGGAGAAGGACTTCCGGGACCCGACCACTGCGTGGTTCGACGGTTCCGATGACACATGGCGGCTCGTTATCGGCTCCAAGGATGATCGCCATGCTGGCATGGTGATGACCTACAAGACCAAGGATTTCATCGACTATGAGCTTGTCCCCGGGTTGCTTCACCGTGTACCAGGGACAGGGATGTGGGAGTGCATCGACTTATACCCGGTCGGCGGTGCAAGGGGCATCGATATGACGGACGCGGTGGAGGCTGGGTCCACAAATGGGGGCGACGATGTTTTGCATGTGATGAAGGAGAGCTCGGACGATGACCGGCACGACTACTATGCGTTGGGGCGATACGACGCGGCAAAAAACATCTGGACCCCACTGGACAGCGACGCCGATGTTGGCGTCGGGCTGAGGTATGACTGGGGAAAGTTCTACGCGTCCAAAACCTTCTACGATCCGGCAAAGAAGCGGCGTGTGCTTTGGGGGTGGGTCGGCGAAACCGACTCCGAGCGTGCCGACGTCGCCAAGGGATGGGCCTCCCTCCAG TCGATCCCTCGCACGGTGGTGCTGGACACCAAGACAGGAAGCAACCTCCTACAGTGGCCGGTGCAGGAGGTGGAGACGCTCCGGACCAACTCCACCGACCTTGGCCGGGTCACCATTGACCACGGCTCTGTCTTCCCGCTCAGCCTTCACCGCGCAACCCAACTCGACATCGAGGCCTCATTCCGCATCGACCCGCTTGACATCGCAGCCACCAAGGAGGCCGACATCGGCTATAACTGTAGCACCAGTGGCGGGGCGGCAGGCCGGGGCGCCCTTGGACCCTTCGGCCTACTTGTCCTTGCCGACGCCAGGCACCACGGTGGGGACGCGGAGCGGACCGCTGTCTATTTCTATGTTGCGAGGGGCCTCGATGGCGGCTTGCGCACACACTTTTGTCACGACGAGACGCGCTCGTCTCGCGCCAATGACATTGTTAAGAGGGTCGTCGGCAACACAGTGCCTGTGCTCAACGGCGAGGACCTGTCAGTGAGGGTGCTGGTGGACCATTCCATCGTGGAGAGCTTTGCGATGGAGGGGAGGTCGACGGTGACGTCGCGGGTGTACCCGACCGAGGCAATTTATGCAAACGCGGGTGTTTACCTCTTCAACAACGCCACCGGCGCCCAGGTCACCGCAACCAGCCTCGTCGTCCACGAGATGGACTCCTCCTACAACCAGGCCTACATGGCATCAATGTAA